The DNA sequence ctgatgcctgatccggagctgcggactacctagcgggtttaccggggctccggctcgaaaagcaggagaaggaacggggtggtttttagtcagtaagagtctgacactccctctcgcctcgcccaaggcgagaaaagtcattggatgattttccccctcaaaaaaaaaaaaaaaaaaaaaagggcttTATCCTGTGCGTGACGTGTGTGAATGTGGTGCGTTtaaacaaacttacaagttcacatatacctcatacccagacccgaaacaacaatttgtggatcacagaaagatttgctacacgttgcgcggcagctgattgcccagccgccgcgccaactgtgcagtcaaaatattacaccataaaatattttaacaaattatcTCTTTTCACTCAGTAGACTCCTAAAACATCCGCGGAATGAGTAGGCTGTGTGGAGACAGCAGAGTTAGTAAGAAATTCTTTTGTCACTTGCTCTATTGGTTTTACCGTTCCAGTTATCCTGTCGATCGGACTAGCTAAACGGGTGCCATGCCGCTCAGATAATATATCAGTCTTTGGTCAGTGGATAAAAGTGGACAACATGCTGTTTCAGATGAAGACCTTCATCATCATCGCATTGCTGTCAGCACTAGCAGCCTGCTGTAGTGCCAGTGTCCTCCCGAGCGAGGAGATGGCCGGAGGCATCACTGTGGTGGAAAATGCTGATGAGGTAGAGCTCCAGAAATTCCTGTCTACCCGCCAGGCGTCAAACGAAACTGAGCTTTTATTTGAGTAAGTGGGAACTAAGCGAGGTATATAACGggtgattttttaagtggttaggatttgattttcaaataatgaaaaacttgatgaaatctttattggaatcgataggacgatcaatataattttatgtttaatgatGATTTCCAAATACTGGCCGCGGCACCGGTTTAGATGGCCCATTCGCAAGACACACTCTCTCCAACATACCAGCCGGTATATCACGAATAAATGCTTCAATATTGGCTCCCAGTGCGTCAATCGTTGCTGGTTTATCCCTGTAGACATGAGTGTTAACATGGCCCCACAAGAAATAGTCCAAAGGCGTTAGATCGGACGATCTAGGCGCAAACTGTTTACCGAAGGCGGCTCTCATTGTTTCGCGTGTCGTGTGGCATGTGGCACtgtcttgttgaaaccacaatATGTCAGGCATGACCAATTCTTGCATTTTGGCCAAAAAATGCtcctgaatttatttttaaaactttattcataattcacaaaatgcaaaatacaaaaatatattgatagaTTATCTTTAATAATTTCAGGTCCAACTTCTTCGTGCCAGCCATTCCGGGCGAAGCAGTAGTACACCGAATCGAGTACATTGGCGCACCAAACACTAAGGTATGATTTTGTACTTACGTTTTATATCATCAACATCAGCCTATACGCTTGTATAACTATCACTGCAAAGCAACGCAGAGGTGTATCCAATCACCACACTACCCCAATGCGGATTTCAATCTTAATAATCTTAAGaattacatataatttggaaaaagtaACTCTGCCAAGTGGCAAAGTATACTTGACAGCTGTCGAACTCGGAGTCTTATGAACTCCGAAATTTTGTAAACCCCCGACAAAAGGCTTGTAAGTTATTCGGCACTGTATTTCAgtgtttaaattgtttaaaacataagtcctttttctttctttctagatAACCACCACTCATAGAAACCACTTTCCACCTTTGCCATCTCTAGTGCACACTGCAGGTTGGCTGACCAACAATCTCGTCATGACTTTGACTTCACAAGTCGGCGGCAGTATGCTTGGTAGTGTGAAAATTTATGGCTACGTGCACGGAAACTAGTAAATAGTAccgtatattatgtactaatgCCAGTAAGTCAAGCTACCCCACTCTGtcaattacattttcaactttatatccgAACAATACAGCTGACAATCTAATAAAGTTTGACAGAAAAGAGTGGCTTGATCTGCTGGCTATTACAATAATGCCAGCTTGTCGAGTTTCTTCAAAACTGtcaagattttaaattttaaattagttgcCCTACATTGCTGGACTTTCCTGGGCCAACTTCATTGTGTGctattttcaaacaattttggtCCATAATTTAAAGTGAATTGAGTTCAAAATTTCTTTCTCTTTACACGTTCATCGCGTATAAACaataatgaataaacaataataatccaATACAGATATACACAGACTTTTTCCTAAGATGGAATTAGGTAGAAAACATTCAATTCTGGGGACC is a window from the Spodoptera frugiperda isolate SF20-4 chromosome 10, AGI-APGP_CSIRO_Sfru_2.0, whole genome shotgun sequence genome containing:
- the LOC126911126 gene encoding uncharacterized protein LOC126911126 isoform X3; this translates as MKTFIIIALLSALAACCSASVLPSEEMAGGITVVENADEVELQKFLSTRQASNETELLFESNFFVPAIPGEAVVHRIEYIGAPNTKITTTHRNHFPPLPSLVHTAGWLTNNLVMTLTSQVGGSMLGSVKIYGYVHGN